A single Fodinibius saliphilus DNA region contains:
- a CDS encoding RagB/SusD family nutrient uptake outer membrane protein, with product MKDVRKILVAICGLMLFVLSSCDLATNPYDGKSSEQALDTVQGLEAATRGNYQILVGGDSYYYYAKHLFYMNEFPGDNVSLSGTTTDPLFYAYNYEHFKGMGNAERLWRDGYKVIAGANKVIEAIGDQSSAEYDQIKGENLFLRALVHHQLVSIFGRPYVQNPQQNLGVPIVDFTDVEKRPERATVAAVYDFVIDDLKTAASLMTQQKNSSFASTETAYALLSRIYLNMEENKLAREYANKVIDSNRYQLVDTPTFREYFTIPNENNPETIFAIKHTEENDHGYGNIGSMYLKGPDGVGWGEMYASESYRDALGRYEDDARHDFIEPQYKRDSNGNIITDPNGDPVLEKRNGYPKYYVNKFSYQGGVVSLSSPVVLRLAEMYLNRAEANAKLGNDQDAIDDVNRLRERAGLSGSELYTVGNYKHHSTLLDVVLEERRLELAFEGHRKYDLLRNDRAVVRDYPGTHLEAGETTQVIQPNDPRMVFFIPESEMQLNRNLEQNP from the coding sequence ATGAAAGACGTTAGAAAGATATTAGTAGCAATATGCGGACTAATGTTGTTTGTATTGAGTAGCTGTGATTTGGCTACCAATCCTTATGACGGAAAGTCCAGCGAACAGGCCCTTGATACGGTTCAGGGGCTCGAGGCCGCAACGCGCGGAAATTATCAGATCTTGGTTGGTGGTGATAGCTATTACTACTATGCCAAGCACTTGTTTTATATGAATGAGTTTCCCGGTGATAATGTCTCGTTAAGTGGAACTACAACAGATCCTCTGTTTTACGCCTATAACTATGAGCATTTCAAAGGCATGGGTAATGCCGAACGCTTGTGGCGGGATGGTTATAAAGTTATTGCTGGAGCCAATAAGGTAATAGAGGCCATTGGAGATCAGTCTTCAGCTGAGTACGACCAGATAAAAGGGGAGAACCTCTTTTTACGGGCGCTGGTTCATCATCAGTTGGTTAGCATATTTGGCCGGCCTTATGTACAAAATCCTCAGCAGAATCTCGGTGTCCCCATTGTAGATTTTACGGATGTTGAAAAACGTCCTGAGCGAGCAACGGTAGCAGCGGTTTATGACTTTGTTATTGATGATCTGAAGACTGCAGCCTCTTTGATGACCCAGCAAAAGAATAGCAGTTTTGCGTCTACGGAGACAGCCTATGCACTGTTATCCAGGATATATCTTAATATGGAAGAGAATAAGCTGGCCAGGGAATATGCGAATAAAGTTATTGATTCTAACAGGTACCAGCTTGTAGATACCCCAACTTTTCGTGAATACTTTACAATTCCCAATGAAAATAACCCGGAAACAATCTTTGCTATCAAGCATACCGAAGAAAACGATCATGGGTACGGAAATATCGGATCTATGTACCTGAAAGGACCTGATGGCGTTGGCTGGGGCGAGATGTATGCCTCAGAATCATATCGTGATGCACTGGGCCGCTACGAAGATGACGCCCGTCACGATTTTATTGAACCACAATATAAGCGAGATTCTAATGGTAATATTATTACCGACCCCAATGGCGACCCGGTATTGGAGAAGCGTAATGGTTATCCTAAGTATTATGTCAATAAGTTTTCATATCAAGGTGGGGTCGTTTCGCTGAGTTCGCCGGTGGTACTGCGGTTGGCAGAAATGTACTTGAATCGGGCCGAAGCAAATGCTAAGCTTGGTAATGATCAGGATGCTATTGATGATGTAAACCGCTTGCGTGAGCGAGCCGGTTTATCTGGTAGTGAATTGTATACTGTGGGTAATTATAAGCATCATTCAACATTGTTGGATGTGGTGCTTGAAGAACGTCGTCTTGAACTTGCTTTTGAAGGGCACCGTAAGTATGATCTGTTGAGGAACGATCGTGCAGTAGTGCGTGACTATCCCGGAACACATTTGGAAGCAGGAGAAACGACCCAGGTTATTCAGCCGAATGATCCTCGTATGGTGTTCTTTATCCCGGAAAGCGAGATGCAGCTGAATAGGAATTTAGAGCAAAATCCATAA